One genomic window of Prunus dulcis unplaced genomic scaffold, ALMONDv2, whole genome shotgun sequence includes the following:
- the LOC117613697 gene encoding chaperonin CPN60-1, mitochondrial-like, whose amino-acid sequence MVRKIFIYTIEEIKRLSPKIKLTLNEEVKPGKPDSEAAINIEDQSSIDDAIYDKVHMLEELVEFPCMLRWRAAVACNAHAIWRVTTRDREGDAAVAVAEEVKKNNHVDGKTLDNELEVVEGMKLDRGYISPYFITNQNNQKCELENPLIIIHEKKISSINDVVKVLELVLQVSISLVRFTSFFVFTMNWLTNFCSFSEAKL is encoded by the exons ATGGTAAGGAAGATTTTTATCTATACAATAGAGGAAATCAAGAGGTTGTCACCCAAGATAAAACTTACACTCAATGAAGAGGTCAAACCAGGAAAGCCAGATTCTGAAGCAGCAATCAACATCGAAGACCAGTCATCCATT GATGATGCTATCTATGACAAAGTACACATGCTGGAAGAATTGGTTGAGTTTCCCTGCATGCTGAGATGGAGGGCGGCAGTGGCCTGTAATGCACATGCAATCTGGAGAGTCACTACTCGTGACAGG GAAGGTGATGCTGCTGTTGCCGTCGCTGAGGAGGTGAAGAAGAACAACCATGTA GATGGGAAAACATTGGACAATGAGTTGGAGGTTGTTGAGGGAATGAAGCTAGATAGGGGCTACATATCCCCTTATTTCATCACCAACCAGAACAATCAGAAATGT GAATTGGAAAATCCTCTAATCATAATccatgagaagaaaatctcAAGTATTAATGATGTGGTTAAAGTATTGGAGTTGGTTTTGCAGGTTAGCATTTCTCTGGTTAGGTTCACTAGTTTCTTCGTTTTTACTATGAATTGGTTGACAAACTTTTGCTCCTTTTCAGAAGCAAAG TTATGA